The region tttctgcaatgccattcggacggGGTGCGATTTCTCTGGGGTGGTCTGGATGGTGCGAGCTGACCCATCTCgttgtgttctacggccttctgGTAAACATTTGGCACACACTCGTTGCACTATCTAAACACTTCtttccacacgagcagcagtttcccagatgaatgcatcacattctcccttgcaaaaaaCGCACTCTCTTTGAAACTCCGTAGTATGGCGGTGCGGTTTGCGTATACGTCTGTGAGGTTTCCTGCATACCTGCCAAGTCACACTGGTCCATTACtttcggtttacagcgacaacgagagccgcaggcacactttaccggtaggtggtgttgcgcagcGACGTCGATGTTGACCTTTAAACCGCAGGCCGAGATGGTTaaagtgctaatcatttctgcacaacatactaaCGTACATCTGCTGTCGATCTGAACGTCCCATCTCTAGTCGTTGgagatgttctgttttttctgaacatgagcttATTAAAATCACATTTAACAAAACATTACAAATGAAGAAATCTGCCCCAGCGGTAGGGTAAACGTCCTACTCTTATGGGGCAAAATTCCACACAGAAGGAATTTTTATAATGATAACACATTAAAGGAGATTTACAGTATTTGTGTGGTACTGTCATTATTAACTTATACATTGTTTTACTACATCAAAATCACCACAATAATCATCATCATTGTTTCCATCATCGTGATCGTACTACATATCAAAACGTGATACTAACACCTCACAAATTAAAAACTTTTAACACAAGGAAATTCATTGTACTATTGTTTGGCCTTTTCTTGCAACACTTTCTTTGTAGTTTTCCTCGTACATTCTTCATTGCTGTTTCGTCTTCATCATAGACCGATGGGGGAGAAAATTATAATTAGACTTCGAAGTTACCTGGTTGCTGAAAAATGTTCCATTTGAACTTTGTTGAACTCCATTATCCTCCCGATACTGATTTTCTCCGGTTGCATCGAACTTAAATGACGATGAGCGATGAATAGACGAGACCAGTGTTCACCTACTACCTGGATTTCTTTATTAAGTATTTCGTTCACGCAATTACCTTCGGCAGACTGATATGCCAAATGTCGGCGGTGTTTAGACAAAAAGCCATAGGGTATAGAACACAGACTCTGTCTCAGAAAATACTCTCTAGAAACGCACCAATGATCCCTCTCCATAGATTGCTTTAAGTCTTTTATGTAATGTGGATTCGTGACAACCATGCCTTTTAGTTCCATTTGTAATGGGAGATCCATTTTCTGTAAGCTTCTTAGCCTCATATAACGTTTCAGAAGACAACGGTTTCTGTAATACGAATTTGAAGTAGTCTTATTGATACCGAAACAGTCGATGTGAAATGATGAGCTGCAACTTAAGGTCTAttgtgtgtttcaaaatgaatgtcggagttttaaggctttgtagcatttattacattcatctagcatttataaataatacatcaaccgGAAGAGAAACtcatacagtttttcttacaagctTCCATTGTGAGTACCAATCGTCACACGACACACTACGAGTTGATAGGCCAGTTCTTGCTAACCCTTGATCAGCGTGTCTGGAGTGATTATAGCAATAACTGCTTCAATACTTATTTCCGAAGTCGAATGGATAAGCCGGGATCCACTCTGAATCCCCAAGGGTAAAAATCGCGTGGCATCAGGTGAAATAGGGGGCCATGTGAAACAAGGTATGTCATCCGGCACGTTGCCGCTAATCCGGCAGTCGGGCGCAAAATCGTTTAACCAGTCGCGAGCCATGCCAGTCAGGTTATGCACCAgcttgctgccaaataaagttctgtgattTAGCTCCTTCCAGTCGAGGGAAGAGCCACAGTTCTAACGCgtcaagataagaaacaccagatacagttggttcacagaaaaagaaaggcccataaacttacgCCGGCTTATGGCAAATAAATAAATCACTTCAAAAGAGTCTCACCGCAGCTTTGCTATTTCGTGGGAATCTGAtgaccccaaatgcgcacattacatGCATTCACATTTCCACTTCGGTGAAATGTTGATTCATTATtgaagacgacacgatccagaaaacGGGGTCCACAAAATCTTCACCGTCTTTTTGTTTGCAAAGTTGGCACATAAACTGTACTCTGTAagctttattttatgtattatttataatgaTACGttcaatgtaataaatgctacaatgaattaaaatctcaatattcattttgaaacacccggtTTGTTTAGtatgaaaactgaaaaagaaaaagacaaacgTTTTCGGGCAAACATATGCATGCGGGCATTTGCCCCAGCTGGTTCGTGGGACTCTCGCCCTGTGGCGCGATTTCTGAACTTCCGGTATCAGCTGCATTTATGTCGATTTGTTAAACTAACAACTAAACTTAAATCGTGAGTTATATACAACATGTGATGTGTTGGTAATTCTTTCAGATTTCGTTATTGCAGACGGATAGCCGTCAATTACATGCTAAACACTCACATCGACAGTCCCAaaaaattatctcaatttttatcccGAAAGCTTCCAACTGCAAACCACTAACAAAACATACCTGACTCTTTCACCATAATAGCTCTGAGCTGAAGAGGCAGGGCTGTCCCACTACACTCACAAGTAAGCAAAACGATAGATTCGGATCTTTTCCCCGTGCACAGACTTGCTCACGCCTATAACTTCTGTGTTATGAAATTATACCGTTTCAAGGCAACGTCACACcgacaatttatttaaaaaaaacgcgtCGTTCTTGGCAGttctgttataattaaatgtcaatttaTGAAATATTTACGATTGAAGCCTTCAGGAAATCGTAAGAAAACAAGACATGGCCACAATTAATCATCATTTAGTGGATAGAGGTCTAAAGATAGAGAGTCACCTAATTATATTCATTTTTGTTTTCACCTACGCCTTTACTGAAACATTCTcggactttcttattaatttaattgaAGTACGTTCTGCAATATTCAGCGTTATGTACATACAAGAGCGCTCTCTGTCAGGAGCAAGTTTATTAAATTTTGTGAACATTCCAGGAAATATGGACCAACAAATCAGCAGATTGTTTTCGACGTCACTACCTGATTCTGCTCTAATTCAGTTAATATTTTTTCCTTCACTAAAATTTTCAAGATGGTCGGATACATGATTCATTTACAGATACTGTGTATGACGGCgctcacacccacccacccacacacacacacacacacacacacacacacacacacacacacacacacgcgcgcgcgcacgcgtgcGCGTTTGCGTGAACGCACACacgacctcaccccccccccccccccccaaaaaaaaatcaaatggctccaagcactataggatttaacatctgaggtcatcagtcatctagacttagaactacctaaacctaactaacctaaggacatcacacacatccgtgcacgaggcagaattcgaacaggtgaacgtagcagcagcgcggttccggactgaagcgcctagaaccgctcggccacagcagttgGCCACGCGTGCCATCACCAACATACTCTTACATGAAGTACAGAAAATTTAACAGTATTATTGTGGTAAAAAAATGAGTTTTTGCTTTATTTACAAGAGAGCTTCCACTACTTGTGATAGGATACTTAGTATTTTTGTTGTTAAAAGTGTCTGATAATTCACATGTTCTAAAGATTCTGCTAATGAATAGAGACAGAcatgtacacacatcaataaaagttttgcatcacctcggttcagattgttccggaacctgtacataaaattggaatagagaccgaaataaacatcatttctgcccttcttattcctcatgaaaaccacacattgcatgttgtaccaccatacagcgagacctctagaggtggtggtccagattgctgtatacaccggtacctctaatacccagtagcaactcctcttgcattgatgcatgcctatattcgtcgtggcctactatccacaagttcatcagggcactgttaaTCCaggttgttccactcctcaacggcgacggCGTacatccgtcagagtggttggagatgtcgtccgatgatgtcttatTTATGATGGATTTGAGACAGATATGATGATCgaacagaccaggcaacatgtcgacgctctgtagagcccTTTAGAATAAAGCAGCGGAAtatgggcgagagttatcctgttggaaaacaccccctcgaaTGTAGTCCATGATTGGCATCACAAAATATCGAATCCTTAGATTTACGTACCAACCtgcagtcagggtacgtgggataaccacaagaatgTCCCTGCTAGCATACGAAATAGCACCCTAGACCATGGATCCAAGTGTAGACctcgtgtgtctagcatgcaggccATCAACTGGTTTACTTGTAACCAACACATGGTCGTCACAGGATCCGAGGAAGAACCATCttacatcggtaaacaacacagacctccaccctgctctaaAATAAACACGCCCTTGTCGCGCATGACCATGGTTTGTGATCGGtgggatgcacgctacagggcgtctggttagGAGGTGTGcttgaagtaaccgatatgtaacagttctttgtttcactgtggtgccaactcctgctcaaatcgctgctgcagatgtagtacaatGCGCCAAAGCCACACGTTGAACACGTTGGTATTCCCTCACAGCAGTGCCAAGTGGCCATTCGGAGCCTTTTCTTCTAGCGACTGTACTTTCTCGTAACCACCGATACCAGCAGTCACGTGCATTGGCTACATTCCTGGAAGTCTTtctccagtatcgcagaaggagcatccagcttttcgtagccctattacacgacctcgccaaattcagtgaggtgttgattggttcaaatggctctgagcactacgggacttaacatctgaagtcatcagtcgcctagaacttagaactacttaaacccaactaacttaagaacatcacacacatccatgcccaagccaggattcgaacctgcgaccgtagcgttcgcacggttccggagagcctagaaccgctcggccaccatggcaggCGAGATGCTGATAatgccttaaaggcattcgtgactaaTGTCCAGCTACAAAGGTAGCTAATACTCGCCATTATAGCGTGTATTCGAAACAAACCTGATTTTCGTCCTCTcaagcgaaatctgaatagacaacaTCTTTCTGGTATAAAAACACACCTATCACCTTCGCTTTATGTCgctcaactccttcttgatgttgtgattttttttcaatCAGTATGCTTTTTACATTATGCGGAATACTGTTGTAAGAAAGTAACACACGGTTTGCAATGGAAGTTTTAAATGCTGATGTCGTTGATGTCTGGACATGGGATCTTTCATTTTGGGTAATATGATGCTCATGAATATTGGAGCTATAGCATGGAAATGTTTGTTTTGATAGAGCTAACGTAGCAATTTAAAGCATGTCCATTGTCGTAAACGAAGTGTGCGATTTGCAAAGCAGATACAGCTGACTACTGCTGGTGGAGTGGTCGAAAATCGTAATGCGGAGGAACCGCATTGGGCTTGCTGTACGATGAGCAGACCGCCCCATGCAAGAACAACTAGAGGTGATATACACTCatattcataaattaaggataatgctgatacatggtgaaacaacgctctggtgggtggttgcGGGCTTAAATCACTTCGGgatcagtgcatttgacctgcggtcgtcgcacggtggcgcagaCAGTAGTTCACATACGCACACGTGTGTTGGtggatgtcagagtatggtgcagcgaataagtgtgcagacgcattcagacgtgctaatggtgactgtgttgaaaatggctcaaagaacacatactgatgacgttatgaggggtagaatactagggcaactggaggctggtcaaaaaaaaaaaaaaaaaaaaaaaaaaaaaaaaaaaaaaaaaaaaaaaaaagctggtcgtagcacgggccctccgtgtgccaccaagtgtgatctcaagattatgacaactattccagcagacaggaaacgtgtccttgcgctacagtacgggacgtccataagaagaccgatatttcaagatcagtgtccgcagacggccacagggtactgcaggtagccttgttcgggaccttaccgcagccactggaacagatgtctccagacacacagtctacacacgattgaacagacacggtttattctctcagagacctgcaaggtgcattccactgacccctggtcacaggagaacccgtaaagactggagtcaagaacacagtacatggtcataggAACAGTGGTCTgaggttatattcacggacgagtccaggtatagtctgaacagtgattctcgccgggttttcatctggcatgaatcaGGAACTAGATATCAAcccgttaatgtccttgaaagacacCTGTATAgcggtcatggtttgatggtgtggggtgggattatgattggtgcgtgtacacccctgcatgtctttgacagaagaacactaacaggtcaggtgtatcaggacgtcattttgcatcagtatgtccgccttttcaggggtgcaatgggtcccccccttcctcctgatagatgctaacgcacggccccaccgagctgccatcgtggaggagtaccttgaaacagaagatatcaggtgaatgaaggggcctgccagttctccagacctaaaccccatcgagcacatctggggtgCTCTCTGTCGACGAATCGATACACGTCTTTAaaccccctacgacacttcaggagctccgacaggcactggagcaagaatgggaggatataccccagcagctgctcgaccacctgatccagagtatgtcaaaccattgtgcggcctgtgtacgtgtgcatggtgatcatatctcatattgatgtcgaaaacagtggcgttttgtagcacatgtgtttcgggacggttttctcaacttatcaccaataccgtggacttacgtagctgtgtcgtgtgtgttccctatgacctatgctattagcgccagttttgtgtagtgccacgttgtgtggcaccacattctgtaattatccttaagTTATGAGCATGATTGTAGTACTGGGCGCGAAGTTAACGGTCAGTGCGATGTTGCAGGTGTGGGCTACCTAATCCGCAAGATGGCGCAGGTGGTGAACCCGTACATCGAACTGAAGCGGGACGGCGACACATACACGCTGACGTCCAGCTCGTCATTCAAGCACCGCGAGCTCAAGTTCCGGCTGGGCGAGGAGTTCGAGGAGGAGCGCCACGACGGAGCCCTCGTCAGGGCGGTCATCACGCTGCAGGACGAGAGTACGCTGTTCCACCGCCAGATGGCCGACGACGGCAAGAGCGCCACCGTCACCAGGCACTTCACGCCCGAGCAGGTCACCATTGTGAGTCTCCAAATGGCACTCACTACTACCGTAGTATGAGGACATGGATATTTGTAGGATAATTAACTTTGTCGATTTGAATAGTTGTTCATAATGTATATGCAATAGTACGAAAATCAGTACACCCACAAATGCAGTCAAATAGTATTGCATTTTGATGCCAGTAGTATGGCATATAAAAAGACATCAACGATGTAGGTGGTagtccccccctccccagggccccctttttcctcaccCCTCCTTCTCCCAAagtggattttcctccttccctcccttagTCCCTGCACACCCTTTTTAGTTGTTTTCCTCTTCCGTCCCTTCCCTTCCCAGCCCTCCTTCGGCGCGCCacccacctcctccccctttctctcccctcctcctcgcctCCTTCCCCTTCTTCCCATTCCCTTGACTCCCCTTCCTCTCCCATGCAGATCCTCATAGGTTTTTATTCGGTATCAATGTGCTACGATAGTGTTGTGTTTTGGTGCCTTctacagtgtcatctagtgatgtggGTTTTAGTGAGTGctcgccgggcggggtggccgagcggttctaggcgctacagtctggaaccgcgcgaccgctacggtcacaggtttgaatcctgcctcgggcatggatgtgtgtgatgtccttaggttagttaggtttaagtagttctaagttctaggggacgtatgacctcagcagttgagtcccatagtgcctgagccatttgaaccatttttgaatgagtaCTCGACCTGATAGTTGTCGATGAAATTCCTTGTTTCTCCGCTCGTAATATGGCTGTTTTACTTGTTCTACGGACTTTTATGGTCCAGCTGTACTTTGCCTGGTACCTTTTAATGTAGTGGGTGTTTTTTCGTGTAACATTCTTTTTTAGAATTTTATCTCCGATTTGTTAGTCACCGCTTTGTATGTCCTATTTGCTTCTGTTCCACCTTTTTTGTCTCTATATTCCGCCATGTTATCTCCTTTGTATTCTTTTTTAAATGTGTTCCTGTTTATttatgtctcttggctgaagagtagCGCTTATGCTTCTGCCAGCCCAcccctgatggggaatggaaatgTCAATGAAGGAAAAGAAAGTAGGTGGTAGTGATTTGAATAAAGATAGACGGCTCTGCGTGGTGCTGGTGTATGGGTACGTGCTTTTACTGCAGATAGTAAGCAGATACTATTAGTGACAGTGCGTGTTGAGTACATAAACCATGTTTGTGACACTGGCATGTGGAAAATCGTTATCGTGAGACCAAAAAGCAAAAATCAATGCGTAAAAGTAAGTGGTTCACTCTAATAAACGAATCGTCAAGTCGTTGAACTGTCAAATACAGTTACTGATAATTACGTTAGGCTGGGCGCACTGCACGAACAGAACGGAAGACGTGGGCAAAATAAAGAATTATCCGAGACAGAGAAATGGTTACTCTTTCGTAAAGCAAGAGCGACAAACAGTTATTCTTCTCTCCTTCTTGCTGATTTACAGTTcctagtaactgccagaagtttacgACAAATTCTGGCATATAACGAACATCTCACATTCAAGAAACGGCTGCAGAAACCCGCTCTAACATCCAAATATATACAGGCTACCTTGTAGTTTGCTGAAAGACATCTGTCATGGACTTCAGAATGcgataaagtgatcttcagtgattAGAAGAAATATAATTTAGATGGGCAGGATGGATATCGATATTGCTGGCATGATCTGGGAACAGAGCATCAGTTAAGAATGAGTAGAAATTGTCATCGTAACTGTCCATTTCTTCACACATGGTCGTCCTTTTTCTACAAACCACTAAACACtaacactaaacacaaaataaaataaatattccataATGAGGTTCCTTGTCGTCTAATGACGTCTCTCCAATTATTACATATTGCTTCTTTCCATTGGAGATATCTGGAGTGAAACTCCAGTTGAGGGTCGATTGATACTGGTACTGCTACTGCCAGTTTTCCCTTGGTCCCTCACTGACACTGGGCAGTTCAACAACATTTCCTCCACTCCACAGCAGATAGATCAATCAGCATTTTAGCATGCAACAGAAGACATCAACACTGATTAGTTACAAGTCATACTACGTTaaacatctactctacatctacatccatagtccgcaagccacctgacagtgtgtggcggagggtaccctgagtaccactatcggttctcccttctattccagtctcgtattgtacgtggaaaaaaggattgtcggtatgcttctgtgtgggctctaatctctctgattttatcctcatggtctcttcgcgagatatacgtaggagggagcaatatactgcttgattcttcggtgaaggtatgttctcgaaactttaacaaaagcccgtaccgagctactgagcgtctctcctgcagagtcttccactggagtttatctatcatctccgtaacgctttcgtgattactaaatgatcctgtaacgaagcgcgctgctctccgttggatcttctctatctcttctatcaaccctatctggtgcggatcccacactgctgagcagtattcaagcagtgggcgcacaagcgtagtgtaacctacttcctttgttctcggattgcatttccttaggattcttccaatgaatctcagtctggcatctgctttaccgacgatcaactttatatgttcattccattttaaatcactcttaatgcgtactcccagataatttatggaattaactgcttccagttgctgacctgctattttgtagctaaatgataagggacctatctttctatgtattcgcatcacattacacttgtctacactgagattcaattgccattccgtgcaccatgcgtcaattcgctgcagatccacatgcatttcagtacaattttctattgttgtaacctctcgatacaccacagcatcatctgcaaaaagcctcagtgaacttccgatgtcatccgccaggtcatttctgtatattgtgaatagcaacggtcctatgacactcccctgcggcacacctgaaatcactcttacttcggaagacttctctccattgagaatgacatgctgcgttctgttatctaggaactcttcaatccagtcacacaattgatctgatagtccgtatgatcttactttgttcattaaacgactgtggggaactgtgtcaaacgccttgcggaagtcaagaaacacggcatctacctgtgaacccgtgtctaaggccctctgagtctcgtggacgaatatcgcgagctgggtttcacacgaccgtctttttcgaaacccatgttgattcctacagagtagatttctagtctccagaaaagacattatactcgaacataatacgtgttccaaaattctacaactgatcgacgttagagatataggtctatagttctgcacatctgttcgacgtcccttcttgaaaacggggatgacctgtgcccttttccaatcctttggaacgctacgctcttctagagaccttcggtacaccgctgcaacaaggggggcaagttccttcgcgtactctgtgtgaaatcgaactggtatcccatgaaaTCCCTGAAAAGAATTGCAACTTTGGATAATCACTCATTTCTCTTATATCTGTCTTAATATTAATTCAACCATACTCCATCGTTGCTCACTATTTCACTAATACGAACTTTGCAAGTCCTTTCTAACCGACAGTCAGACTGAATTCGCCAGATGCGACTTTGACAGTTTCTCTCTCTAACAATGTCTCCCTCCGCCTTTTTCTTTGCGTTGGGTAGCCGACCAGCTATGGGTGAGGACGCTCTGCTCTAAGGCATCCACTGAGATCCTTTCTCTTCCAGCCTGCAAACAATCCACTTCCATTAGTGTTCCTCAGCACCATGTAGACTATCTTAGTTattgtcattacagactttctacATTTAACATGCACATCTTGTTGTGTGTTTTATTGCAACTGTTACAATTCAGACattgctttatttttttcttttagaatGCCTAGATTCTACAGTCGTCTGATAGATTTTTTTTTGTAAGAGCATTGTTCCTTTTTATAATTACTGCTTCTTTGATTTGGGTTCTTGTCACTATGATCATTAAATTCTGTATGCACCCATCTCAGTAGTGTCTCTGCAAAAATAACAGTTCCTATGGTGGTACTTTATTGTTGATCGGGAAAGCAATTTctcacatctttaatttatcatattTGTTCTAACTTGAAATGCTTATTTTTTCCATGTGATAAAAATGATATTAACTGTTAATGATACTTAAGCATTATATACACTCATGTCATAATCATTCATTATACTTGCCAGCTTACTTGTCGCTTACTATTGTTCCCTCTCTATCAATACTGTTAGCAGAGAAGTTACTTAAACTCTACTCAATAATATCTTAATTCGTTGCCCACTGAATAAACCTTGCATCAAATATCTAATATAATGCAGTAAACTGATTGTCACTTACATTCAATAGTCTCCTCTACATCTTGATAATATGAGCTGTTTGCTAATGGTGGTGACATATTCGACTGAATGACTTACCGTATACTTTAGTTTGGAAATTTCTTACCTCATTTTGTTAATCCTCTCATCATACTCATCGGTGCTATCTGATGAAGGTGTCTATATATTGATTTCTGGACTATGTCTGTTTATCTATCATTCTCTGTCCATATACTTATCATTGTTTGCCACAATATATTATCTTTTAATCATAACATGCTAAGAGATTTGTGCACCATTTGTCATTAGTCTCATCCACTTTATAAATTGTTCTTTGCTTCTCTTCTAATTACCTTAATACTCCATCTGATACTTCTTCTGTTGACTATCTTATCATAGTATGATTCGTTTTATTTCAACTTTATGCATCTTGTTCAGTATTCATACTGCTTTCTAGTGTCGCTTTTTCTTAGTttcatagagagatagatagataaagATTAGCTTTATCCTTTATCGATTGACAGAATACATGGAGATTGCTTGCTCATACACAAAACAGAAGATAAGAAATATGAACCAGTTACTAAGGTCCTTTTGGTCATCATCCGCATATCTTGATTAGACGACTAAGGTCTTACTGTTAACTACAATACTATCTTTTTAATTCCACAGTGTTGTGCACCCTtttattctgctttgtttaattgttgTATCTCTCCTCCTTTGGGTGAGCAATCTGAGTGAATTTACAGGGTTCTTCGTATATCTCATAAAAATTTATGTTGGCATTGATTTCTGAGGATTTGTGTCTCGTCTCATCTAACATTACATCATCTAGGCTGAACGTTTCTGATCCAATCCTTTTCTGGTTCTGTAAGTTTCTTTGCTCTGCCTTGTCTTTTATTCCTTACAGCGCAGTATTCTTTTCTTATCGACTGTTAGATTGTTATGTGGAGTGAATGACAGAGACTTTCTGATTAAGTATGTAGCTTTCTTGCTGGTTAACAATTCCACAGGAGATATTCCTATAGTTGAATAGGTTAACTCATTCACCACCACTTCGAATAATATGATGCGTCCATACCATCTGAAATGattctttttttttagaatttaatTCTCTCATAATTATTCTGGAAGGATTAGAAGGATGATGTtttcgtcgtgcggccgtaatcaagtcagaaaccttttcac is a window of Schistocerca gregaria isolate iqSchGreg1 chromosome 8, iqSchGreg1.2, whole genome shotgun sequence DNA encoding:
- the LOC126284722 gene encoding fatty acid-binding protein-like, whose protein sequence is MSLEACLGRQYKLEKSENFEEFLKAFGVGYLIRKMAQVVNPYIELKRDGDTYTLTSSSSFKHRELKFRLGEEFEEERHDGALVRAVITLQDESTLFHRQMADDGKSATVTRHFTPEQVTITMQLNDVICKKIYKAV